Proteins from one Neodiprion fabricii isolate iyNeoFabr1 chromosome 5, iyNeoFabr1.1, whole genome shotgun sequence genomic window:
- the LOC124183125 gene encoding uncharacterized protein LOC124183125, with amino-acid sequence MSTAQLNPRPVRVSPLIKFGRWTFLGAGILWGIYHQNKFSKLEAAFQEVEAREKPIRDAKIAAEKKRLAEIEMTELEKQMK; translated from the exons ATGTCGACCGCACAGCTGAATCCGAGGCCCGTTCGCGTTTCTCCCCTAATCAAG TTTGGGCGATGGACCTTCCTCGGTGCTGGTATCCTCTGGGGTATCTACCATcagaacaaattttcaaaacttgaagCCGCTTTCCAAGAGGTCGAGGCCAGGGAAAAGCCGATCCGTGATGCAAAAATAGCAGCGGAAAAGAAGCGTCTAGCTGAGA TTGAGATGACGGAGCTAGAAAAACAGATGAAATGA
- the LOC124183122 gene encoding tubulin alpha-1 chain-like, which produces MRECISIHVGQAGVQIGNACWELYCLEHGIQPDGQMPSDKLLGAGDDSFNTFFSETGAGKHVPRAVFVDLEPTVVDEVRTGTYRQLFHPEQLITGKEDAANNYARGHYTIGKEIVDLVLDRVRKLADQCTGLQGFLIFHSFGGGTGSGFTSLLMERLSVDYGKKSKLEFAIYPAPQVSTAVVEPYNSILTTHTTLEHSDCAFMVDNEAIYDICRRNLDIERPTYTNLNRLIGQIVSSITASLRFDGALNVDLTEFQTNLVPYPRIHFPLVTYAPVISAEKAYHEQLSVAEITNACFEPANQMVKCDPRHGKYMACCMLYRGDVVPKDVNAAIATIKTKRTIQFVDWCPTGFKVGINYQPPTVVPGGDLAKVQRAVCMLSNTTAIAEAWARLDHKFDLMYAKRAFVHWYVGEGMEEGEFSEAREDLAALEKDYEEVGMDSVEGEGEAAEEY; this is translated from the exons ATG cgtGAGTGCATCTCTATCCACGTTGGACAGGCTGGAGTCCAGATTGGTAATGCCTGCTGGGAACTCTACTGCCTTGAGCATGGAATTCAGCCTGACGGACAAATGCCGTCTGACAAACTTCTCGGAGCTGGGGACGACAGTTTCAATACATTCTTCAGCGAGACTGGTGCTGGCAAACACGTGCCCAGGGCCGTATTTGTCGACCTGGAACCCACCGTTGTTG aTGAAGTACGAACGGGAACATACCGTCAGCTCTTCCACCCTGAACAGCTGATCACTGGAAAGGAGGATGCCGCGAACAACTACGCACGTGGGCACTACACCATTGGCAAAGAAATCGTCGACCTTGTGTTGGACCGCGTTCGCAAATTGGCTGACCAATGCACTGGGCTACAAGGATTTCTGATCTTCCACTCGTTCGGTGGAGGAACTGGATCTGGTTTCACCTCTCTTCTTATGGAACGTCTGTCCGTCGACTACGGAAAGAAATCTAAGCTCGAATTTGCCATCTATCCAGCCCCTCAGGTTTCCACTGCTGTTGTTGAGCCATACAACTCAATTCTAACGACCCATACGACTCTCGAACATTCGGACTGCGCTTTTATGGTTGACAACGAGGCTATTTATGATATCTGCCGCCGAAACCTCGATATCGAGaggccaacgtacacaaactTGAACAGGCTTATCGGACAGATCGTATCCTCTATCACCGCATCCCTGAGATTCGATGGTGCTTTGAACGTCGACCTTACCGAATTCCAGACCAACTTGGTGCCTTATCCTCGTATTCACTTCCCTCTGGTCACTTACGCTCCAGTCATTTCAGCCGAAAAAGCATATCATGAGCAGCTGTCCGTAGCCGAGATTACCAATGCCTGTTTCGAACCAGCTAACCAGATGGTCAAGTGCGACCCTCGTCACGGCAAATACATGGCTTGCTGCATGCTGTACAGAGGCGATGTAGTCCCGAAAGACGTAAACGCGGCCATTGCCACTATCAAGACCAAGCGCACGATTCAATTCGTCGACTGGTGTCCCACCGGTTTCAAGGTCGGTATCAATTACCAGCCCCCGACCGTCGTTCCGGGTGGTGATTTGGCCAAGGTGCAACGTGCCGTCTGCATGTTGTCCAACACCACGGCCATCGCCGAGGCCTGGGCTCGTCTTGACCACAAGTTCGACCTGATGTACGCCAAGCGTGCCTTCGTCCACTGGTACGTCGGCGAGGGTATGGAGGAGGGCGAGTTCTCCGAGGCACGTGAGGACCTCGCCGCTCTTGAGAAGGACTACGAAGAAGTCGGCATGGACTCGGTTGAAGGCGAAGGCGAGGCAGCTGAGGAATACTAG
- the LOC124183123 gene encoding tubulin alpha-1 chain-like has translation MRECISIHVGQAGVQIGNACWELYCLEHGIQPDGQMPSDKLLGAVDDSFNTFFSETGAGKHVPRAVFVDLEPTVVDEVRTGTYRQLFHPEQLITGKEDAANNYARGHYTIGKEIVDLVLDRIRKLADQCTGLQGFLIFHSFGGGTGSGFTSLLMERLSVDYGKKSKLEFAIYPAPQVSTAVVEPYNSILTTHTTLEHSDCAFMVDNEAIYDICRRNLDIERPTYTNLNRLIGQIVSSITASLRFDGALNVDLTEFQTNLVPYPRIHFPLVTYAPVISAEKAYHEQLSVGEITNACFEPANQMVKCDPRHGKYMACCMLYRGDVVPKDVNAAIATIKTKRTIQFVDWCPTGFKVGINYQPPTVVPGGDLAKVQRAVCMLSNTTAIAEAWARLDHKFDLMYAKRAFVHWYVGEGMEEGEFSEAREDLAALEKDYEEVGMDSVDAEGDGAEEY, from the exons ATG CGTGAGTGTATTTCAATCCACGTTGGACAAGCCGGAGTCCAAATTGGTAATGCCTGTTGGGAACTTTACTGCCTTGAGCATGGAATTCAGCCTGATGGGCAGATGCCGTCCGACAAATTGCTGGGAGCTGTGGACGACAGTTTTAACACTTTCTTTAGTGAGACCGGAGCCGGTAAACACGTACCGAGGGCCGTGTTCGTTGACCTGGAACCGACCGTTGTCG ACGAAGTACGAACTGGAACTTACCGTCAGTTGTTCCATCCTGAACAGTTGATCACTGGTAAGGAGGATGCTGCGAACAACTATGCTCGTGGTCACTACACCATAGGTAAAGAGATTGTCGATCTGGTGCTGGACCGCATCCGGAAGTTGGCCGACCAATGCACGGGACTGCAAGGATTTCTAATTTTCCACTCATTCGGAGGAGGCACCGGATCAGGTTTTACTTCCCTACTTATGGAGCGACTTTCCGTCGATTATGGAAAGAAGTCGAAGCTGGAATTCGCCATCTACCCCGCCCCACAGGTTTCCACCGCTGTCGTTGAGCCATACAACTCGATCCTGACCACGCATACAACCCTTGAGCACTCTGACTGCGCATTCATGGTTGACAACGAGGCCATTTATGATATCTGCCGCCGAAATCTGGACATTGAGAGGCCGACATACACAAACCTGAacagacttatcggccagatTGTATCCTCCATCACCGCTTCCCTGAGATTCGACGGTGCCCTGAACGTCGACCTTACCGAGTTCCAGACCAACTTGGTACCCTACCCTCGTATCCACTTCCCTCTGGTCACTTACGCTCCGGTCATCTCCGCCGAAAAGGCATACCACGAACAGTTGTCCGTTGGGGAGATTACCAACGCTTGTTTCGAGCCAGCTAACCAGATGGTCAAGTGCGACCCTCGTCACGGCAAATACATGGCTTGCTGCATGCTGTACAGAGGCGATGTAGTCCCGAAAGACGTAAACGCGGCCATTGCCACTATCAAGACCAAGCGCACGATTCAATTCGTCGACTGGTGTCCCACCGGTTTCAAGGTCGGTATCAATTACCAGCCCCCGACCGTCGTTCCGGGTGGTGACTTGGCCAAGGTGCAACGTGCCGTCTGCATGTTGTCCAACACCACGGCCATCGCCGAGGCCTGGGCTCGTCTTGACCACAAGTTCGACCTGATGTACGCCAAGCGTGCCTTCGTCCACTGGTACGTCGGCGAGGGTATGGAGGAGGGCGAGTTCTCCGAGGCACGTGAGGACCTCGCCGCTCTTGAGAAGGACTACGAAGAGGTCGGCATGGACTCTGTTGATGCCGAAGGCGATGGAGCCGAAGAATACTAA
- the LOC124182282 gene encoding tubulin alpha-1 chain-like: MRECISIHVGQAGVQIGNACWELYCLEHGIQPDGQMPSDKTIGGGDDSFNTFFSETGAGKHVPRAVFIDLEPTVVDEVRTGTYRQLFHPEQLITGKEDAANNYARGHYTIGKEIVDLVLDRIRKLADQCTGLQGFLIFHSFGGGTGSGFTSLLMERLSVDYGKKSKLEFAIYPAPQVSTAVVEPYNSILTTHTTLEHSDCAFMVDNEAIYDICRRNLDIERPTYTNLNRLIGQIVSSITASLRFDGALNVDLTEFQTNLVPYPRIHFPLVTYAPVISAEKAYHEQLSVGEITNACFEPANQMVKCDPRHGKYMACCMLYRGDVVPKDVNAAIATIKTKRSIQFVDWCPTGFKVGINYQPPTVVPGGDLAKVQRAVCMLSNTTAIAEAWARLDHKFDLMYAKRAFVHWYVGEGMEEGEFSEAREDLAALEKDYEEVGMDSAEGEGEGAEEF, encoded by the exons ATG CGTGAGTGCATCTCCATCCACGTTGGACAGGCTGGTGTTCAGATTGGCAATGCGTGTTGGGAGCTCTACTGCCTTGAGCATGGTATTCAGCCCGATGGACAGATGCCATCTGACAAAACCATCGGCGGGGGGGATGACAGTTTCAACACCTTTTTCAGCGAGACTGGCGCTGGCAAACACGTTCCCAGGGCGGTGTTCATTGATTTAGAGCCAACAGTTGTGG ACGAGGTTCGAACCGGGACATACCGCCAACTCTTCCATCCGGAGCAGTTAATCACTGGGAAAGAGGATGCAGCCAACAACTATGCACGTGGCCACTACACCATCGGCAAGGAGATCGTCGATCTGGTGCTGGACCGCATCCGGAAACTGGCCGACCAATGCACCGGACTACAGGGATTCCTGATCTTCCATTCGTTCGGAGGAGGCACGGGATCCGGATTCACTTCTCTTCTCATGGAACGGCTCTCCGTCGATTATGGAAAGAAATCGAAGCTGGAATTCGCAATCTACCCAGCACCCCAGGTTTCCACCGCCGTCGTCGAGCCGTACAACTCGATCCTGACAACCCATACAACCCTCGAGCACTCCGATTGCGCCTTCATGGTCGACAACGAGGCCATTTATGATATCTGCCGCCGAAATCTGGACATTGAGAGGCCAACATACACAAACCTAAACAGACTCATCGGCCAGATTGTATCCTCCATCACCGCCTCCCTAAGATTCGACGGTGCTCTAAACGTCGACCTTACTGAGTTCCAGACCAACTTGGTGCCCTACCCTCGTATCCACTTCCCACTGGTCACTTACGCACCCGTCATCTCTGCAGAGAAGGCGTACCACGAGCAGCTGTCTGTCGGAGAAATCACCAACGCTTGTTTCGAGCCAGCTAACCAGATGGTCAAGTGTGACCCCCGTCATGGCAAATACATGGCTTGCTGCATGCTGTACAGAGGTGACGTAGTTCCAAAAGACGTCAATGCCGCCATCGCCACCATTAAGACCAAACGATCAATTCAGTTCGTCGACTGGTGTCCCACCGGTTTCAAGGTCGGCATTAACTACCAGCCCCCAACCGTCGTTCCCGGTGGTGACTTGGCCAAGGTGCAACGTGCCGTCTGCATGTTGTCCAACACCACGGCCATCGCCGAGGCATGGGCTCGTCTTGACCACAAGTTCGATCTGATGTACGCCAAGCGCGCTTTTGTCCACTGGTACGTCGGCGAGGGTATGGAGGAGGGTGAATTCTCAGAGGCTCGTGAGGATCTTGCAGCCCTTGAGAAGGACTACGAAGAGGTCGGCATGGACTCCGCCGAGGGAGAGGGCGAAGGAGCAGAAGAATTCTAA
- the LOC124184035 gene encoding tubulin alpha-1 chain has translation MRECISIHVGQAGVQIGNACWELYCLEHGIQPDGQMPSDKTIGGGDDSFNTFFSETGAGKHVPRAVFIDLEPTVVDEVRTGTYRQLFHPEQLITGKEDAANNYARGHYTIGKEIVDLVLDRVRKLADQCTGLQGFLIFHSFGGGTGSGFTSLLMERLSVDYGKKSKLEFAIYPAPQVSTAVVEPYNSILTTHTTLEHSDCAFMVDNEAIYDICRRNLDIERPTYTNLNRLIGQIVSSITASLRFDGALNVDLTEFQTNLVPYPRIHFPLVTYAPVISAEKAYHEQLSVGEITNACFEPANQMVKCDPRHGKYMACCMLYRGDVVPKDVNAAIATIKTKRTIQFVDWCPTGFKVGINYQPPTVVPGGDLAKVQRAVCMLSNTTAIAEAWARLDHKFDLMYAKRAFVHWYVGEGMEEGEFSEAREDLAALEKDYEEVGMDSAEGEGEGAEEY, from the exons ATG CGTGAGTGCATCTCAATCCATGTTGGACAAGCTGGTGTCCAGATTGGTAATGCCTGCTGGGAACTCTACTGCCTTGAGCATGGAATTCAGCCCGATGGACAGATGCCATCTGACAAAACGATCGGTGGGGGAGACGACAGCTTTAATACCTTCTTCAGCGAAACTGGAGCTGGAAAACATGTTCCTCGAGCTGTGTTCATTGATTTGGAACCAACGGTTGTTG ATGAAGTCAGGACTGGAACTTACCGCCAGCTTTTCCACCCTGAGCAGTTGATCACTGGCAAAGAGGATGCCGCGAATAACTATGCCCGTGGTCACTACACTATCGGAAAAGAAATTGTCGACCTAGTGTTGGACCGTGTCCGAAAATTGGCCGACCAGTGCACTGGTCTTCAAGGATTCCTGATCTTCCATTCTTTCGGAGGAGGCACTGGATCTGGCTTCACATCTCTGCTTATGGAACGTCTCTCTGTTGACTATGGAAAGAAATCGAAGCTGGAATTCGCAATCTACCCAGCACCCCAGGTTTCCACCGCCGTCGTCGAGCCGTACAACTCGATCCTGACAACCCATACAACCCTCGAGCACTCCGATTGCGCCTTCATGGTCGACAACGAGGCCATTTATGATATCTGCCGCCGAAATCTGGACATTGAGAGGCCAACATACACAAACCTGAACAGACTCATCGGCCAGATTGTATCCTCCATCACCGCCTCCCTAAGATTCGACGGTGCTCTAAACGTCGACCTTACTGAGTTCCAGACCAACTTGGTGCCCTACCCTCGTATCCACTTCCCACTGGTCACTTACGCACCCGTCATCTCTGCAGAGAAGGCGTACCACGAGCAGCTGTCTGTCGGAGAAATCACCAACGCTTGTTTCGAGCCAGCTAACCAGATGGTCAAGTGTGACCCCCGTCATGGCAAATACATGGCTTGTTGCATGCTGTACAGAGGCGATGTAGTCCCGAAAGACGTTAACGCGGCTATTGCCACCATTAAGACCAAGCGCACGATTCAGTTCGTCGACTGGTGTCCCACCGGTTTCAAGGTCGGCATCAACTACCAGCCCCCAACCGTCGTTCCCGGTGGTGACTTGGCCAAGGTGCAACGTGCAGTCTGCATGTTGTCCAACACCACGGCTATCGCTGAGGCCTGGGCTCGTCTTGACCACAAGTTCGATCTGATGTACGCCAAGCGTGCCTTTGTTCACTGGTATGTGGGTGAGGGTATGGAGGAAGGTGAGTTTTCGGAGGCACGTGAGGACCTCGCTGCTCTTGAAAAAGACTACGAAGAGGTTGGCATGGATTCTGCTGAGGGGGAGGGCGAAGGAGCAGAAGAATACTAA